One region of Marivirga arenosa genomic DNA includes:
- a CDS encoding tetratricopeptide repeat protein, which yields MVKIYRNILTLILFISSAIAFSQTEQSLYFVQTYNGAGQPLQKGTAIIIDGQGTGVTHQNLFLEATSAKVFTQDSSVHNISTINAHDPASGLVKFAVDNNLTIKFQKANLGEGIIKKGASFNMLRADAIQDVKKSNVSVASASEIEGYGVFAVIPDNLNKDAIGAAVVENDKIQGFILNKADGINGAVIIDISRLEKANPITNGFSNFTNRISENAHLLSALNAYASEDWANSINTFEKFANQNPKDDFAWKMAGFSAFEAKDYNKTISNLTNAFKIKSSPRAYSIRAFAYFELNKYTEAINDFAQAQKEKVNEAKWYAYKGISHYELDQISQAIPDLEKAVELEFKDPKVSYYLGNAYFKNEKYANAINAYDQAEKLGYESEILFNNRGKAKFLTEKYEAAIADYTTSLGLKANYQTALENRGAAYFKTEDWSKAIEDYKKAIQQGTNDQEVFLQLAEAQFNTEKYSEAIINYGKAISGGNNEVKTYKNRGIAYLKDSQSDRAIADFKAAVERGANDGEIFQLLGTAQYERGAYQESIQNLERAISFGVNDTTLFKNAAKAKIELNQNEGAISYFKKAIAAGAKSPEVFEEYAILLYEAGNTQEAKINIERAIASGSSGAKLFLYQGFMANANQNWDKAIAALNKAKEASYNEADLFSALAKAQFNKKEYEQSIETVKQAFQRGDRSADNYEIIGLSYFETKNYEEAVRALNSAIQGGKNTQQVYYALGQSQFEAGNFRSAAEALTKAEEQGETSINLYEKRGLAYNEMKSADMAIMDLSKASDMGSKSIDVYFNLGNLYFRNQNLIRAEEAYTKAVNLGAKDPILFNNRGKAKFLQDKVAEAVKDYDLALTEKPDYEQALLNRGTAYYQQKNYSGSISDLEKIENKSTQVAEMLGLAYYQTQQFDKALENMQTAITGGVKNAQLHYFKGNILYNKEDYRPAISDYQKAIEGGIDEAELYANIGNAFFVIENYREAATQLSKAIDKGVTDKEVVENLGNALYEGKQYEEASKFLQRAIGFGTQNPTTHFNYANTLFRQDRFKDAIKSYDQAITLGQKDEIIYNNRGKAKAKLGNYEAALQDYNQSLTIDPNYPQGVLNRANAHFFLESWESALTDFNKAVELGQVDNNTYVRMGLSYYNLENYGETINMMDQAFQMGNQSSDLYYGRGNAYFQQEELDPALSDLNQAVTFGDKHPETYFHRGVINFRNEQYEIALSDFDKAEEFGSKADQLYLFRAKSNYALNNWQNALQDFDIAIAANKELYEAYALRGNTKFRLDDLSGAISDYNTAISGGINEAVYFNNRGKAKQLQGNIDEAIKDYDQALSLDSDYARAYENRAVARYEKENYQGVIDDVDALEDLDEGNPQVFYIKAESYYAIEDWVGSVSYFERAIQGDVIKSDSYFKRGRSYLELEDYQAALDDFNKAAEASPADASIYLYRAQCYLYLGNVRYAAEDYSKAITLDPNNTDAYYNRAILREETEDWEGALQDYDKVVQLNPEDASAYYYRGNVKSVLENFLPALKDLNKAIELKNDDASYYKLRGNVNYQLENDTEACEDWNKAKSLGDSSVNYYLNQYCN from the coding sequence GCTAATCTTGGGGAAGGAATTATTAAGAAAGGAGCCAGTTTTAATATGCTAAGAGCTGATGCTATACAGGATGTGAAAAAATCGAATGTTAGTGTAGCGAGTGCTTCTGAAATAGAAGGATATGGTGTTTTTGCCGTAATACCTGATAATCTGAATAAAGATGCTATTGGAGCCGCTGTTGTAGAAAATGATAAAATTCAAGGCTTTATTTTAAATAAGGCGGATGGCATAAATGGAGCCGTAATTATTGATATATCTCGATTAGAAAAGGCCAACCCAATCACCAATGGGTTTTCAAATTTTACCAATAGGATTAGTGAAAACGCACATTTATTATCTGCATTGAATGCTTATGCAAGTGAAGATTGGGCTAATTCAATTAATACATTTGAAAAGTTTGCTAACCAAAATCCGAAAGATGATTTTGCATGGAAGATGGCAGGCTTCTCAGCATTTGAAGCTAAAGATTATAATAAGACAATTTCAAATCTAACCAATGCTTTTAAAATAAAATCTAGCCCTAGAGCTTATTCAATTAGGGCTTTCGCATACTTTGAGCTTAATAAGTATACTGAAGCAATTAATGATTTTGCACAAGCTCAAAAAGAAAAAGTTAATGAGGCTAAATGGTATGCCTATAAAGGGATTTCTCATTACGAATTGGATCAAATCAGTCAAGCCATTCCTGATTTGGAAAAGGCAGTTGAATTAGAATTCAAAGATCCGAAAGTGAGCTATTATTTAGGGAATGCATACTTCAAAAATGAGAAATATGCCAACGCAATAAATGCTTATGATCAGGCAGAGAAGTTGGGATATGAATCTGAGATCTTATTCAATAATAGAGGGAAAGCTAAATTTCTAACTGAAAAATATGAGGCTGCAATTGCTGATTATACTACATCATTAGGATTAAAAGCTAATTATCAAACTGCACTAGAAAACCGAGGAGCCGCTTATTTCAAAACAGAGGATTGGTCAAAAGCAATTGAAGATTACAAAAAAGCAATTCAGCAAGGTACTAATGATCAAGAAGTATTTCTTCAATTAGCAGAAGCTCAATTTAATACTGAGAAATACAGTGAAGCGATCATTAATTACGGTAAAGCAATTAGTGGAGGCAATAATGAGGTTAAAACTTACAAAAACAGAGGGATTGCCTATTTAAAGGATTCCCAAAGTGATAGAGCAATAGCTGATTTTAAAGCTGCTGTAGAAAGAGGTGCGAATGATGGAGAGATTTTTCAATTGCTAGGTACAGCTCAATATGAAAGAGGAGCATATCAAGAATCAATTCAAAATTTAGAAAGGGCTATTTCATTTGGTGTAAACGATACTACTCTTTTCAAAAATGCAGCAAAAGCTAAAATTGAATTAAATCAAAATGAAGGAGCTATTTCGTATTTCAAAAAAGCCATTGCAGCTGGAGCAAAGTCACCAGAAGTTTTTGAAGAATATGCTATTTTATTATATGAAGCAGGGAATACTCAAGAAGCTAAAATTAACATTGAAAGAGCAATCGCATCAGGTTCATCGGGGGCTAAGCTATTCCTCTATCAAGGCTTTATGGCAAATGCCAATCAAAATTGGGATAAAGCTATAGCTGCATTAAATAAAGCAAAAGAAGCCTCCTATAATGAAGCAGATTTATTTTCTGCTTTAGCAAAAGCTCAATTCAATAAAAAGGAGTATGAGCAATCCATTGAAACGGTTAAGCAAGCTTTTCAGAGAGGGGATAGATCTGCAGATAATTATGAAATAATAGGCTTGTCTTATTTCGAAACGAAAAATTATGAAGAGGCAGTGCGAGCTTTGAATTCTGCTATTCAAGGCGGGAAAAATACACAGCAAGTCTATTATGCTTTAGGTCAGTCTCAATTTGAAGCTGGAAATTTTAGAAGTGCTGCTGAAGCTTTAACAAAAGCAGAAGAGCAAGGTGAAACAAGCATAAACTTATATGAGAAAAGAGGCTTGGCCTACAATGAAATGAAATCAGCAGATATGGCTATTATGGACTTGTCCAAAGCCTCCGATATGGGAAGTAAATCTATTGATGTTTATTTTAATTTAGGCAATTTATATTTTAGAAATCAAAACTTAATTAGAGCTGAAGAGGCTTATACAAAAGCTGTGAATTTAGGAGCTAAAGACCCTATTTTATTTAACAATAGGGGGAAAGCTAAATTTTTACAGGATAAGGTAGCGGAAGCCGTTAAAGATTATGATTTGGCTTTAACAGAAAAACCAGATTATGAACAAGCCTTATTAAACAGAGGTACAGCTTATTATCAGCAAAAGAATTATAGTGGATCGATAAGTGATTTAGAAAAAATAGAAAATAAAAGTACACAGGTGGCTGAAATGCTCGGTTTGGCTTATTATCAAACTCAGCAGTTTGATAAGGCTTTAGAAAATATGCAAACGGCAATCACAGGTGGTGTTAAAAATGCACAATTACATTATTTCAAAGGAAATATCTTATATAACAAAGAAGATTATAGACCAGCCATAAGCGATTATCAAAAAGCAATTGAAGGTGGAATTGATGAAGCTGAATTGTATGCCAACATAGGGAATGCATTTTTTGTCATTGAAAATTATAGGGAAGCAGCAACACAGTTATCTAAAGCAATTGACAAAGGTGTTACAGACAAAGAAGTAGTTGAAAACTTGGGTAATGCTTTATACGAAGGAAAACAATATGAGGAAGCAAGTAAATTCCTTCAAAGAGCAATTGGCTTTGGTACACAGAATCCAACAACTCATTTTAATTATGCTAATACCTTATTCCGTCAGGATAGATTTAAAGATGCAATTAAATCATATGATCAGGCTATTACTTTAGGGCAAAAAGATGAAATCATTTATAACAATAGAGGTAAGGCAAAAGCAAAGCTTGGAAATTACGAAGCAGCTTTACAGGATTATAACCAATCGCTTACCATAGATCCTAATTATCCGCAAGGTGTATTAAATAGAGCAAATGCTCATTTCTTTTTAGAGTCATGGGAGAGTGCATTAACTGATTTTAATAAGGCTGTTGAATTGGGTCAGGTTGACAATAACACTTATGTACGCATGGGATTAAGTTATTATAATCTTGAGAATTATGGTGAAACCATTAATATGATGGATCAAGCATTTCAAATGGGGAATCAGTCATCAGATTTATATTATGGTAGAGGTAACGCCTATTTCCAACAGGAAGAACTTGATCCGGCCTTAAGTGATTTGAATCAAGCAGTTACATTTGGGGATAAGCACCCTGAAACCTATTTTCACAGAGGGGTAATTAATTTTAGAAATGAGCAATATGAAATTGCTTTATCTGATTTCGATAAAGCCGAAGAATTTGGCAGCAAAGCGGATCAACTTTATTTGTTTAGAGCGAAATCCAATTATGCATTAAACAATTGGCAGAATGCACTTCAGGATTTTGACATTGCAATTGCAGCCAACAAAGAATTGTATGAAGCTTATGCGTTAAGAGGGAATACTAAATTTAGATTGGATGATTTGTCGGGAGCTATTAGCGATTATAATACCGCTATTTCTGGTGGAATAAATGAGGCGGTTTATTTTAATAATAGAGGTAAGGCTAAACAGCTCCAAGGGAATATTGATGAAGCGATAAAAGATTATGATCAAGCGCTATCCTTAGATTCAGATTATGCCAGAGCTTATGAAAATAGGGCAGTAGCAAGATATGAAAAGGAAAACTATCAAGGTGTAATTGATGATGTGGATGCTTTGGAAGATTTAGATGAAGGAAACCCTCAAGTATTTTACATAAAAGCAGAATCATATTATGCAATAGAAGACTGGGTGGGCTCAGTATCTTACTTCGAAAGAGCAATTCAAGGAGATGTTATTAAATCAGATTCTTATTTTAAAAGAGGTAGGTCGTATTTAGAATTAGAAGATTATCAAGCAGCCTTAGATGATTTTAACAAAGCTGCTGAGGCATCACCAGCAGATGCTTCAATTTATTTGTATAGGGCTCAGTGTTATTTGTATTTAGGGAATGTAAGATATGCAGCTGAAGATTATTCTAAGGCCATCACTTTAGATCCTAATAATACAGATGCTTATTACAACAGAGCAATTTTAAGAGAAGAAACCGAAGATTGGGAAGGTGCCTTACAAGATTATGATAAAGTAGTTCAGTTAAACCCAGAAGATGCTTCGGCATATTACTACAGGGGAAATGTTAAATCTGTTCTTGAAAATTTTCTCCCAGCTTTAAAAGATTTAAACAAAGCAATTGAATTAAAAAATGATGACGCTTCTTATTATAAGTTAAGAGGAAATGTAAATTATCAATTGGAAAATGATACTGAAGCTTGTGAAGATTGGAATAAAGCGAAAAGCTTAGGTGACAGCAGCGTTAATTATTATTTAAATCAATATTGTAATTAA